In Vanessa cardui chromosome 24, ilVanCard2.1, whole genome shotgun sequence, the genomic window TAACTCCTACAGATAGTCCCCCCTAGGACCAATTTCGAACTCcacttaaataagtaaaataggCAATTAAAACCCCTTACGTTTTAATTGCCTATTTGACTAtgcaagaaaaattaaaaaaaggctaaggtataattatttttccaataaaatataattattacacataAGCAATGATATGTGGTTTCAACAATATGAcattaaagttaatattgtaaatagttacaATAGTACATTATTTAATCACATAACATAGTGACATCATTCTAATGCCTTATTGCTTGCATACTTAGCATGAGTTTTGCATTTTAGCACAGTGGAACATGACAATGTAAAAAtgaaactagttttttttttttttaagtcaatatTGTATATGGTTTTTTGTGAACAAGGATAAACACCATTGAGCTTTATGAAAGACATAAGTTATTTGAAACAATAGTTATTAGAAATGTATaagaaaattcataaataaatggtttaatattttttaaataaattagatatgtTAATGTGTAGGTACAGGCtgaaaaatgttacatttaagATAGAATAAACtactacattattaataaaaatatattagaacttttatctaatatttaaataataatattataaaattcacaaaattaaaaactagtttattttcttttttttagatacttattaattaaatcattgttTCATTAATGAAGTTAGATTATTGAAAGGGttccattaatattttatacacattaTGATTAAGTATTATGCAGCACAATTCAGACTTATAACAGGTTTAAtgatagttataaaaatatattgttataaaaaacaaaaataattgattgaatagtttcaaaattaataacaaaacattattgttGAATTGTATTTGGAATTTAGAACACTTGTCAAGGCCagatatcaataataaaaaactcaaTGTTACTTAACAACTGTAGTGTATTGAATCAAATGTTTGAATAagtttgcgtaattttaaataatattagaacaATTTAATACCAGCAAAATATATAGCTAGGCATCTCTTTTACAAATATACTAAAAGCTCTTTCAACCAAGAATATGTCTGTTAGATTATAAAGAAGTTattgttatatcatataaaattagaaacataactttttaaaaacaaacaaaataattttggagtaatataataatctgaattcaaacatttttgaaacaatatctatttttattattataatcaattaaagcAAAAGATTGTAAAGATTAGTATCTGACCTATGTACAAAGTACTTAGCTGTAGGCAATCAAATCACTgccattaaaaaattaagaaaaatatacataaccATCTAATCTGATAAACAGAGATAAACATGCCATTAATTTGATTTAcgacaataaaatttaatgaaatacgaAACTAACCTCCTCGGTCACATTTTGTCCAGCTTTTTTCTTGATATCAATAAGGTTTAACACATTTCCTGTATTTATTGTCACTTTTGAGGCACTTTTCAACATCGTGGcttatttcgtttattattttattttagtcaaGGTTACCGGTAATTAAGTTattctactaaaaatatacGTCTCAATTTTAATCAATCGCTATACAGCGTTTACGCGCTACCAGTAATGATGACAAACTGAATCGTACAGCCTTGAGCAATGAAACTCAtacttttagtttaaatatcaTATCAGCTGCGTGAAAAAAGGCATGACGAACTATTGTTAATGATGACGAAATGCTACTGTCCACATTACACAGCCTACATTATTGAGTACTAATCTTATCTATGACGTTAACAGTTAAAGGTTCTAATAATTGAAGTGGTTTGGTGCAactctaaattaaaaaagtttggagatgtaatgtaaataacataaaatttatctttGAACTTCAAAACTTATTTGATTGATCTGTCAATGTCATGTAACAATATGTTAATAGGAAATCCGAAATACCAATTCTTACGCTAATCCTAGACATTTGTgaaaatctttactaataaagttatattaatatctatCCTACATTGAATAGAACAAACTAGTGCAGTAATTTAAGCTTACTAACAGCTTAAATTGCCTTGTAGTAACTTAGACAACAAGAAAAAGAAATTCTatatatcgaaaaaaaataacaaatcttGACGATGGTGTGgaagcaatatatatttttaattaatcaaaatatttcttaataaattgtatgattttattggttaaaccaattttgagtggagattattaaaagtttaaaaaatataattcgtatGTAAATTTGAAAAACCCGACCCTATCTTTAAATTTCAAGCATTGTAATTGATCAAAGTAAATATTGGAATGTGAGTATAAAATAATCGGACCCATTAtaataaactcagaaactacaTTTtagagttttaaataatattctggCACCAACTTTGGTACTAGGTAAGATCTAAacgatactttatttttatagttattaagaAGTGTTAGAAATTTATAATGTGTTATATTTTGGTTAATAGTAAGTGATCAATAATTAAGATACAAAATCTTTTTTGAACATTGATggatattttttgaattaattataattttatgatctGGCAGTTTATTTTGCTGTCAAATTGTCAATCGTGAATTGTCATATGTCAATGATAATTGATTGTGTAGTGGAATAAGGAATTCGATCGTTTTGTTTCTTcgttctattttatataattataaatattttttatttcgtttttataaattaaaatgggtCTAGACATTATAGGTTTCGCTTATGCAGCTACCGTTGCCGCCGGTGGCGTTATGGGATATGCGAAAGCAGGTTATTACTTTCAATACTATTAAAGTTGAAAAAAAGTACTTGAACTTCGTGAAGATTAACTTtcgcaataattttattattataacattaaagtatattttaaaaaataaaacaactctctttaggttttttaatattattgaactaaattattttttcaaagattagataaaattaaacattttttttcgcACGACTATTGTTCGAGAATTTTCTGCGGCTCcacctattaatattttttgaagtttAAATAAGGTTATAAATAGCAACTTAGTATTTTAGCGAATTATTTTCCAgccattatataataaagtggTTTATACAATGAACTATTTCACCTTGGTTCACTATTTGGAAACTGACTATAATATGTCTTAACTAGTCATTAACAAAGTTATGCATGTTATAGAAATTTTGTTTCCCTTTATTAACAAGTGAAGTCAAAGTCCAAgcagtaaaatttaaattattgaaacacaGGCAGTTTGTggttaatgaatataaaatataatttgatgttctgtcaattaaaatgttttcttatgTTTTTCAGGATCTATACCGTCACTCGGGGCTGGGCTTATTTTTGGATCTATTTTAGGTAAGGGAGCgactaaataaatgtaatccatcaaatataaaaccttatatttCAGTTTGTGTTTAGTGTTGACAGAAATAAACAGACCTGCATGTCTTGGATGAATATCTGCTACTTATGTATCTACAAAATAGTATTCGAGATAGATTTACTGTTAATAACTTTACTTGAtgttcaatatttttcttttttggcatgattatatattatatgtatataatctgCAATACAgctgtgtaaataaaatgtacttatTTAGGATTGGAATTGTCACCCTACATATAAAATTAGGATTTGTGTGTACTGGATACTGCTACCCATATACCCCACAGATCCTTCCCTAATTTCCTCTGTGTCTTCTGCATACTGTCATTAAATGTCATTAGAGAACTAAAAGCTTAAAACTTAGAATTGAACGGTATTGAACTATCAATATgtcttttatcttttataagaAAATCCGAGCTTTCTTTAATTTGACAGATTAAAGAAAGTCACAgagtgtaaaataataatttaagttaattttgattatgaCGCATTAAGTGCCATTAAAGTAGTTGAAcaattataattctttttaaagGTGTGGGTGCTTATCAGCTTAGCCAGGATCCTTCAAATTACACTCTGATGTTGGGGACGACTACATCTCTAGGAGGTCTCATGGGCTATAGGTAAGACTTAGAATGTTTTATAGTATAATCATTACTTGTCAAGTACTTTGATTATTGTCTTTACTTTTTAGGATGATATAACCAAAGTATCACTGAATGAAGTTggtataatattggtataataaaaatcaattcaataggctatttgtctggtttttaaaatccattttgtaatttttagtagaggaacccagtaaaagtccATTTTTTTATTCCTGGTACATATTtggcgaaaaatatcatattaaaaattccatgttTCGATAGCCCGCGCTATTTGGACACtttggcgctgcaatggggtcagtGACGTGACttacctgtattttaatctgtggttcatatacttgtataaattaagtattattatcaaCTTTCGTTGAGCAGGAAGGTTTTATGTCATGtgacgaacattaaaaaaaaaaaatttattatcaattttatgATGTGGATGAACTACTATTCAATTCAAAAAGTCTTGTAGAACCTCACTTGaataatgtacatttaaaatgCACAACCCCAAATTTTGTCAGTTCAGTCAGTAGACAATAGAATGTAATACTTAATGATATAACTATCTTGCAGGTATTATAACAGCAGAAAGTTCATGCCAGCAGGTCTCATGTTCGTCTTATCAGTGGGAATGTTTGCGAAGCTGCTAGTTAAAAATGTCACCGCCTCTCCAATGGCGGTGAagtctaattaaaatttagtgCTCAAGTAAAAGTGTTTAGTGTATCGaatgttttaattgaaaaagcGCAAAAGTTTTCCCGCCAACACTATCTAATTTTTTCTACTCAAGTAATAGTAACATATTTATGGTTGAAATTCAATCagcctagttttttttttggtaatacATCTTGAGCCTTCTTATGTTACCGTACTATGTGTTAAGTTGCATTTTAACTATGATACGTAAATGAGTCAAGTCatgatattcatattatataagtttgacAGTGACGTTTTCTCTGTGTGatttaagaaaagaaaaaaattatttcacaaaTCATATTAATGTATCGTTGttcctttgtttttatatttgttattttgaatgtgtaataaaattg contains:
- the LOC124540046 gene encoding transmembrane protein 14C; this translates as MGLDIIGFAYAATVAAGGVMGYAKAGSIPSLGAGLIFGSILGVGAYQLSQDPSNYTLMLGTTTSLGGLMGYRYYNSRKFMPAGLMFVLSVGMFAKLLVKNVTASPMAVKSN